A window of Microcystis aeruginosa FD4 contains these coding sequences:
- the purS gene encoding phosphoribosylformylglycinamidine synthase subunit PurS produces the protein MPKNYRCCIYVTLRPSVLDPAGTAVESGLKQLGYDTVAGVRIGKYIELTVTAADETSARTQLERMCDQLLANPVIENYRFDLHCQ, from the coding sequence ATGCCAAAAAATTATCGGTGCTGTATTTATGTTACTCTGCGTCCCTCGGTTCTCGATCCGGCGGGTACGGCGGTAGAGTCGGGATTAAAGCAATTAGGTTATGATACTGTGGCCGGGGTGCGAATTGGTAAGTATATTGAGCTTACCGTGACAGCAGCGGACGAAACCAGCGCCCGCACACAATTAGAGCGAATGTGCGATCAACTATTGGCTAATCCTGTAATTGAAAATTATCGCTTTGATTTGCATTGTCAGTAG
- the purQ gene encoding phosphoribosylformylglycinamidine synthase subunit PurQ: MKFGIIVFPGSNCDRDVATVTEGIFQQPTRYVWHQETDLGDLDVIVVPGGFSYGDYLRCGAIARFSPAMKTVREEAEKGKLVLGICNGFQVLTEIGLLPGALIRNRDLHFICDQVPVKVENNQSVWTRGYQPQQVLNLPIAHGEGRYYATEDTLKSLGDNGQILFRYCTPTGEVNESGNPNGSLNNIAGITNKAGNVLGMMPHPERAADPMLNLTDGSLLFREITLYI, from the coding sequence ATGAAGTTTGGGATTATTGTTTTCCCGGGATCGAATTGCGATCGAGATGTGGCAACGGTGACGGAGGGGATTTTTCAGCAACCTACCCGCTATGTTTGGCATCAAGAGACGGATTTAGGGGATTTGGATGTGATCGTGGTGCCGGGGGGATTTAGTTACGGCGATTATTTGCGCTGTGGTGCGATCGCTCGGTTTTCGCCAGCGATGAAAACTGTCCGAGAAGAGGCCGAAAAAGGTAAATTAGTTTTAGGCATCTGTAACGGTTTTCAGGTATTAACGGAAATTGGACTGCTACCCGGTGCGTTAATTCGCAATCGCGATCTACATTTTATCTGCGATCAAGTGCCGGTAAAAGTGGAAAATAATCAATCTGTCTGGACGCGAGGTTATCAACCGCAACAGGTGCTTAATTTGCCGATTGCTCACGGAGAAGGGCGTTATTATGCCACAGAAGATACGTTAAAATCTCTGGGGGATAACGGACAAATTCTCTTTCGTTACTGTACTCCCACAGGAGAGGTAAATGAGTCAGGAAATCCCAACGGTTCGTTAAATAATATTGCAGGAATTACCAATAAAGCAGGAAATGTGCTAGGAATGATGCCTCATCCCGAACGTGCCGCCGATCCGATGCTCAATTTGACCGATGGTAGTCTGTTATTTCGGGAGATAACTCTGTATATTTAG
- a CDS encoding glycosyltransferase family 4 protein gives MKVLIVGNYVNDRQISINRFVGLVEKGLRQKGHEIRRVQAQPIFGQLKSSPRGLGKWLGYIDKLIVFPVQLRQQLDWADIVCICDQALSYLTPYLKDCKYFVICHDLLAIRSALGEIPENPTSWTGKQYQSMILQGFKQAKYVVCSSEATRADVLRLTKITPEQTEVIEDCLSEGYGPMTREASVNLVAKFNINSDCPWLIHVGGDQWYKNRLGLLKIFKRLITFPGLENCRLILMGKPLLPDMREFVNQNNLSAQVIELGTVSDEDLRAFYCLATALIFPSFQEGFGVPVIEAQSCGCPVFTSNRLPMTVIADDAAVYFDPTEHEAAATIIAENLLAPDRLEDLRQKGFINATRFSYERMIQSYNQLLPKL, from the coding sequence ATGAAAGTTTTAATAGTAGGAAATTACGTCAACGATCGGCAGATCAGTATCAATCGTTTTGTCGGTTTAGTCGAGAAAGGACTCAGACAAAAAGGACACGAAATTCGGCGAGTGCAAGCACAGCCTATTTTCGGTCAACTGAAATCCTCTCCCCGGGGACTCGGCAAGTGGTTAGGGTATATTGATAAGTTAATTGTTTTCCCAGTGCAGTTACGTCAGCAGCTTGATTGGGCCGATATCGTCTGCATTTGTGATCAAGCTTTATCCTATTTAACTCCCTATCTAAAAGATTGCAAATATTTTGTGATCTGTCACGATCTGCTGGCCATTCGTTCCGCCCTAGGAGAAATTCCTGAAAATCCCACCAGTTGGACGGGAAAACAGTATCAGTCCATGATTTTGCAAGGATTCAAACAGGCTAAATATGTTGTCTGTTCTTCCGAAGCTACTCGTGCCGATGTTCTCCGTTTAACCAAAATTACCCCCGAACAAACGGAAGTGATCGAGGATTGCTTGAGTGAGGGCTACGGTCCGATGACAAGAGAAGCATCGGTAAATCTAGTGGCCAAATTTAACATTAATAGTGATTGTCCCTGGCTAATTCATGTCGGGGGCGACCAATGGTACAAAAATCGATTGGGATTGCTGAAAATATTCAAGAGGTTAATCACTTTCCCCGGTCTGGAAAATTGCCGATTGATCCTGATGGGAAAACCTTTACTGCCGGATATGCGAGAATTTGTTAATCAGAATAACTTGTCCGCACAAGTAATCGAATTAGGAACCGTCTCCGATGAGGATCTCCGCGCCTTTTATTGCCTAGCAACTGCTTTAATCTTTCCCTCCTTTCAGGAAGGATTCGGTGTTCCCGTTATTGAAGCTCAATCCTGTGGTTGTCCCGTCTTTACCTCCAATCGTCTCCCCATGACTGTTATCGCTGACGATGCGGCAGTCTATTTCGATCCCACTGAACACGAGGCTGCCGCTACCATTATTGCAGAAAATCTTCTCGCTCCCGATCGCCTGGAAGATTTAAGGCAAAAAGGTTTTATCAATGCCACTCGCTTTAGTTACGAAAGAATGATCCAATCCTACAACCAATTATTGCCAAAATTATAG
- a CDS encoding D-glycero-alpha-D-manno-heptose-1,7-bisphosphate 7-phosphatase — protein MNPFPAISVNDGDQKSPYPPPAGNSDRESEDGAKKNKALFLDRDGVVIDYIPYLSKPEQVSIPAGAAAALKQWQDAGYLLIIITNQSGLARGYFTWDDLAAIHGRMMEEYRQLGVHFHDLAICPHHPDEGCLCRKPSPYLLLAAAHQYRIDLAGSLFIGDAASDLECALEAGCQPVLLLTGRGKVTLGEIEKYPVQIPVYSQLKETVELLSKTAAEPEL, from the coding sequence ATGAATCCTTTCCCCGCAATTTCTGTCAATGACGGCGACCAAAAATCCCCCTATCCGCCGCCTGCTGGCAATTCTGACCGCGAAAGCGAAGATGGAGCAAAAAAGAACAAAGCCTTATTTCTCGATCGAGATGGGGTAGTTATTGACTATATTCCCTACCTGAGTAAACCAGAACAGGTGAGCATTCCCGCCGGGGCAGCGGCTGCCTTAAAACAGTGGCAGGATGCGGGTTATCTGCTGATCATCATCACCAATCAATCGGGACTTGCTAGGGGCTATTTCACTTGGGACGATCTAGCGGCGATTCACGGGCGTATGATGGAGGAATACCGACAATTGGGGGTGCATTTTCACGATCTTGCCATCTGCCCGCACCATCCCGACGAAGGTTGTCTCTGCCGCAAACCCTCCCCCTATCTGCTGCTGGCCGCCGCCCACCAATACAGAATCGACTTGGCTGGCTCGTTGTTTATCGGCGATGCTGCCAGTGATCTAGAATGCGCCCTAGAAGCCGGTTGTCAGCCCGTATTGCTCTTAACAGGGCGAGGAAAAGTCACCCTTGGGGAGATCGAGAAATACCCAGTTCAGATTCCCGTGTATAGCCAACTAAAGGAAACGGTAGAATTATTGTCAAAAACCGCTGCCGAGCCAGAATTATGA
- a CDS encoding D-sedoheptulose-7-phosphate isomerase — MRMVEKSNKKLDSFQSDPSLSLLIKNELEEAYNLKKKLLTDTKYLEKIQEICQVCIHAYRNNHKVLVAGNGGSAADAIHFGGELHGRFLKERQSLPVRVLNSDIASLTAIANDYGYEYIFSRQIEAEGNPGDVFIGISTSGNSANIHQALKVCQVKGLTSIGLTGAKGLALEQKTDYCLMIPSTSTPRIQEGHGFILHTICLALEEALFPN; from the coding sequence ATGCGAATGGTGGAAAAATCAAACAAAAAATTGGATAGTTTCCAGAGTGATCCCTCTCTGTCACTTTTAATCAAGAATGAATTGGAAGAAGCTTATAACCTGAAGAAAAAACTACTAACCGATACAAAATATCTAGAGAAAATCCAAGAGATTTGCCAAGTATGTATCCATGCTTATCGCAACAACCACAAAGTATTAGTCGCCGGTAATGGGGGCAGTGCAGCCGATGCTATCCATTTTGGCGGTGAGCTGCACGGCCGATTTCTCAAAGAAAGACAGTCTTTACCCGTTCGCGTCCTCAACAGTGATATCGCCAGTTTAACAGCGATCGCCAACGATTATGGCTACGAATATATTTTTAGCCGCCAGATAGAAGCGGAAGGTAATCCGGGTGATGTGTTTATCGGTATTTCCACTTCGGGAAATTCCGCCAATATCCATCAAGCTCTGAAAGTTTGTCAAGTAAAAGGTCTCACTAGCATCGGTTTAACTGGGGCGAAGGGATTAGCTCTAGAGCAAAAAACCGATTATTGTTTGATGATTCCTAGCACCAGTACCCCGCGCATTCAAGAAGGTCATGGTTTTATTCTTCATACTATTTGTTTAGCGCTCGAAGAAGCGCTCTTTCCTAACTAA
- a CDS encoding GHMP family kinase ATP-binding protein, translated as MIIRTKAPLRLGLGGGGTDVEPYCSLYGGYVLNATIDLYAYCTVTEITDKQVIFVSADRGEQQIETLQFPLPYNGVLDLHKAVYNRLIKDFNQGQPLPLQITTFSDAPAGSGLGSSSTLAVAIVKAFVELLKLPLGEYDIAHLAYEIERIDLGWLGGKQDQYAATFGGFNFMEFYEQDRVIVNPLRIKNWVINELEVSLILYYTGISRYSSQVIEDQIQNVQEKNEQAIAATHQLKKEAILFKEALLKSDFMGIAEILRTSWEAKKKLSKLISNPQIDRIYQVARETGAYSGKISGAGGGGFIIFMVDPTKKIEVIKALKAAGGQVINFHFTKYGTQAWTL; from the coding sequence ATGATCATCAGAACCAAAGCTCCTTTAAGATTAGGTTTAGGTGGTGGCGGCACCGATGTCGAGCCTTACTGTAGTCTTTATGGGGGTTATGTTCTCAACGCTACTATCGATCTCTATGCCTACTGTACAGTCACGGAAATTACTGACAAACAAGTCATTTTTGTGTCCGCCGATCGAGGAGAACAACAAATAGAAACCCTCCAGTTTCCTCTCCCCTATAACGGCGTTCTCGATCTCCATAAAGCGGTCTACAATCGTTTGATTAAAGACTTTAATCAAGGGCAACCTTTGCCACTGCAAATCACTACCTTTTCCGATGCGCCGGCTGGTTCAGGATTGGGTTCTTCTTCTACCCTAGCCGTGGCTATAGTTAAAGCCTTTGTGGAACTGTTAAAATTACCCCTAGGCGAGTACGATATCGCCCATTTAGCCTACGAGATCGAACGAATTGATCTAGGCTGGTTAGGGGGCAAGCAGGATCAGTACGCTGCTACTTTTGGCGGCTTTAATTTTATGGAATTTTATGAACAAGATCGAGTCATAGTTAATCCTTTGAGAATTAAAAATTGGGTGATCAATGAATTGGAAGTCTCTCTGATCCTCTACTATACAGGCATTTCTCGCTACTCATCTCAAGTCATTGAGGATCAAATTCAGAATGTCCAAGAAAAAAATGAGCAGGCGATCGCCGCTACCCATCAACTCAAAAAAGAGGCAATTCTCTTTAAAGAAGCACTGCTCAAATCAGATTTTATGGGGATAGCAGAAATTCTGAGAACTTCTTGGGAAGCGAAAAAGAAACTATCCAAATTAATTAGTAATCCGCAGATTGATCGCATTTATCAGGTAGCTAGGGAAACCGGGGCCTATTCAGGCAAAATATCGGGAGCCGGTGGCGGTGGTTTTATTATCTTTATGGTCGATCCTACCAAGAAAATCGAAGTAATTAAAGCTTTGAAAGCAGCAGGAGGGCAGGTGATTAATTTTCATTTCACTAAATACGGAACCCAAGCATG